AGCAGCGACCCGGCGCGGGCGACCGCGTTGTTGACGCCCGAGGCGACACCGGCGTGTTGGTCGGGCGCGGCGGCGAGGACCGCCGCGGTCAGCGGCGCGACGAGCGTGGCCAGCCCGAGTCCGAACACGGTCAGCGGTACGGCGACCTCGGTCCAGTAGTCGAGGTCGCCATCGACCCGACTGAGCAGCAGGGTGCCGACGGCGCAGAGCAACGGCCCCACGGTCATCGGCAGGCGGGGCCCGATCCGGCCGGCCAGTGCTCCGCCGCGCCCGGCGAGCAGCAGCATCACGACGGTGATCGGCAACGTGGCGAGGCCGGCCTCGAGTGGCCCGAGCCCCGCGACCGTCTGCAGCTGCAGGACGAGGAAGAAGAGCACCCCGCCCAGGGCGGCGTACGTCAGCAGGGTCATCGCGTTCGCGGCGCTGAACTGACGCGAGGCGAAGAGCACCGGCGGCAGCATCGGGTGGGCCCGGCGTCGCTCGTTGGCCCAGAACGCGACCCCGGCGACGAGGCCGACCACGAGAGAGACGACGGCGATGCCCGGCTCGCTGGTCCACTCGATGAGGGCGTAGGTGATCCCGCCGAGCCCGAGGGCGCCCAGGGCGGCTCCGGCGGAGTCGAAGCCCGGGACCGCGGCCGGGTCGCGGGTCTCCGGAACCCGACGGGCGACCACCAGGGTCACGACCGCGACCGGCAGGTTGATCAGGAACACCCAGCGCCAGCTGACCGCCTGCACCAGCCAGCCGCCGAGGAAGGGGCCGACCGCGGTGGCGACGCCTCCGAGGCCGGACCACGTCCCGATCGCCCGGGATCGATCGGCCGGCGCGAAGGTGCCCTGGATCATCGCGAGGCTGCCGGGGACCAGGAGCGCCGCCGCGACGCCCTGGGCGATCCGGGCCAGGATCAGCAGCGGCGCGGTCGGTGCCAGCCCGCAGGCCACCGAGGTCAGCGCGAACCCGAGGACGCCGATCACGAAGATCCGGCGGCGTCCGTACCGGTCCCCCAGCGACCCGCCGAGCAGGGTCAGCGACGCGAGGCTGAGGAGGTAGCCGTTGGAGACCCACTGCAGCTGCTCGAGGCTGGCGTGGAGGTCCTCACCGATCCGGTGCAGGGCGACGTTGACGACGGTGCTGTCGAGCAGCGCCAGCGACGAGCCGAGGATCGCGGCGGCGAGCACCGCGCGTCCGGTCCGTGACCCGACGGTGACCTCGGCACAGGTCGGATCCACGGTGGGAGGCTAGACGTCGCTGCGTCGGGCGGTGGCGGGCCCGGTGCCCTGCGCCATGGCGACGGCCGTCTCGATGACGTACTCCTTCACCGGCTCGTACGGGATCGCCTCGGTGCCGGGGAGGCCGGGGTCCTCGTCGCGGACGGCGACGCGCATGTGGGTCAGGTTGAGCACGCCGAGCGCCTGGGCGTAGTAGAGGTTGGAGAGCATCCCGGGATCCTCGACGTGGAAGTCCCCCGCGGCGACGCCCTTCTCGAGGATCGTCGTCATCCGGCCCAGGCAGCTGGCCATGCCGATGCCCAACTTGAGCATGGTCTCCTGGCTGATCTCCTTGAACAGCTCATCACCGCGCCGACGCAGGAGAACCAGAGCGCAGTCGACGAAGGCCGGATGATGCTGGCCGAAGTCGAGGAAGGCGCCGGCCAGGGCGCGCAGCTGGTCGGCGGGCGGCGCCGACTCGTCGAGGCGCTCGGTCATCAGACTGTCCAGGTCGGACAGGTAGCCGACCAGCGTCAGCGCGAAGAGCTCCTCCTTGCTGGAGAAGTGTCGGTAGACGACCGCGCGGTTGATCCCGACCACGCGGGCGATGTCCTCGACGTGCGCCTCGCGCATGCCGCGCTCGTCGAAAAGGGCGCGGGTCGCTGCCAGGATCTTCTCGGTCCGTGCAGCCCGCTGGTCCACAGCTGGCATCTCGTCGTCAGGGCCGGCCGTCGTACGGCTCGACCCGTCCCCCTTCCCCGTGTCGCTGGCTCCCAGCCCCAACGAGCATGCACCCCAGGTAGTCACTCCCCCTACCTGGTCACTCGTCAAGAAAACAGCATAGTCCGGCGTGGCCGTCGCCGAACGTGGGAGGCTTGCGCCGCGGGATTCGACCTTTTAAAGAAGGCTTTCTCCTATTGGTGTTCTTTGTCGGGCCCGGTCACGACGATGCACGCGTGCCTTGGGACGCGGATGCCGGACGCCTGCTCGGGAAGCGGGTCCGTCAGCTGCGCGCCGAGAAGAATCTGACCCAGGAGGCGCTGGCCCATCTGGCCGGCTGCACCAAGAACCATGTGCAGGTCATCGAGGCCGCCGGGCGGCTCGATGTCGGCCGTCCGATCAACCTGCGGCTGAGCACGCTCTTCGGCATCGCCGAGGCCCTGGAGGTCGAGCCGTGGGACCTGATCAAGGAGTCGGCGACCGGCGCTTGAGCCCCGGACGCCGGCCTCCCGGCACAGGACGACACGTGAGGGTCGGGACGGCACCCACCACGAGATCACTCAGCCTCCTCCGGCCGCGTTCCTTCGTCGAGGTGGGCGAACAGAGTCCAGTTGCAGGCAGTGTTGCAGCGGGGCAAGTCCGCGGCGACCCTCTTGGCGATGCGAGCCGGGGTCCGGTCCACGAGCTCGTCGAGCATCCAGCCGGGGATGCGGCCGATGACGTAGTCCGCGACGCGACCGGCGACTCCGTCACCAGCGATGACACTGACGACGACTCGGTCGACGAGGCGGCTCAGCATGAGGACCTCTTCACGTGCGGGCGACAGTGACTCTTCAAGGGTGAGCGCGACCGGCGCCACGGGAGAGTTGTGGCGCCGATCGCGCGATCGGGGCCGGCGGACTGAGCCGCCGGGCGGGATGGGCTGGTCAGGGCACGTAGATCAGGTTGGGGTGCTTCGCCGGGAAGCCGGCCTCCGACAGGGTGAAGGCCGTGCTCTGCATCAGCGCGACCGAATCGCCGAGCGGCGAGCAGGCAGAGCTGTCGATCCCGAACGCCGGCGTGCCGGTCTTGCTCGCCGTCCCGGCGCTCCCGTCGTAGATCGCCGACATGGAGAGCGGGGGGGCCGGCAGGACCAGGGCGCAGAAGCCGGCGTCGAAGCTGATCGAGCCGGTCGGGATCGTCAGCGTCGCCACGAACGGGCCGTCGTGGGGGCTGGGCGAATGGCTTGCCGGCGTGGTGATCGTGAGCTGCCACAGCGACCCCGGCGTCGTGGTGACCGTGGCCCCGACGGGCATGCCATTCATGAGACACGTTCCATGAGTCGGAGCGATGACGTCCGACGGGTCGACGCTCAGTGTGATCGAGCCGCCCAATGGGGCGTGCGGCGTGGGGTCGGGCGCAACGTAGGCGAAGCCGTCGCTGATGGCGCACTCGATCGGCAGCCCGGTCGGCGCCGTGACGAACTCGATACTGCCGGGGCCGACGAAGGTCTTCCCGCTGGCATCCACACCGTCGGAAGCGAGGTTCCACTCGCCGGGCGTCACGGTCGCGCTGGCCGCCGCCGCCAGCGCACATACGACCGCAGCCGCGGCCAGAGCGGCGATCGGCTTCAACACTCTGCTGGTGCTTCTCATCGACATCCGTCGCCTCCTCTCCATTCGCCCCCGGGCCCGCGCCGCTAGGGCACGTAGACGATGTTGGGGTGCTTCGCCGGGGAACCGACCTCGGACAGGGTGACGCTGGCACTGTGCATCGCACCGACGGCGCCGGCACTCACACAGGAGGAGTTGTCGACACCGAAAGCCGTCGCTGCCCCAGTCTTCGTAGTCGTACCCGTGCTGCCGTCGTAGGTCGCCGACATGGGCAGGGCCGATGTGGGCAGGACCAGCGTGCAGGGATAGAAGCCCATCGTCGCCGTCACCGAGTTCGGTGGGATGGTCAGCGTGCTGGTGAACGGTCCGTCATGGGGACTCGGCACGCTCGCGTCGGGGACCAGGAAGGTGAGTGGCCACCGCGTGCCCGGGGTCGTGGAGACCGCGACCGGACCACCGGCGGCGGA
This region of Nocardioides sp. L-11A genomic DNA includes:
- a CDS encoding MFS transporter, producing MDPTCAEVTVGSRTGRAVLAAAILGSSLALLDSTVVNVALHRIGEDLHASLEQLQWVSNGYLLSLASLTLLGGSLGDRYGRRRIFVIGVLGFALTSVACGLAPTAPLLILARIAQGVAAALLVPGSLAMIQGTFAPADRSRAIGTWSGLGGVATAVGPFLGGWLVQAVSWRWVFLINLPVAVVTLVVARRVPETRDPAAVPGFDSAGAALGALGLGGITYALIEWTSEPGIAVVSLVVGLVAGVAFWANERRRAHPMLPPVLFASRQFSAANAMTLLTYAALGGVLFFLVLQLQTVAGLGPLEAGLATLPITVVMLLLAGRGGALAGRIGPRLPMTVGPLLCAVGTLLLSRVDGDLDYWTEVAVPLTVFGLGLATLVAPLTAAVLAAAPDQHAGVASGVNNAVARAGSLLAVAALPLLVGLTGADYQRPEVFDAGYRSAMLWCAALLVGGGVLSWLLIRNPERASAQR
- a CDS encoding TetR/AcrR family transcriptional regulator, which gives rise to MPAVDQRAARTEKILAATRALFDERGMREAHVEDIARVVGINRAVVYRHFSSKEELFALTLVGYLSDLDSLMTERLDESAPPADQLRALAGAFLDFGQHHPAFVDCALVLLRRRGDELFKEISQETMLKLGIGMASCLGRMTTILEKGVAAGDFHVEDPGMLSNLYYAQALGVLNLTHMRVAVRDEDPGLPGTEAIPYEPVKEYVIETAVAMAQGTGPATARRSDV
- a CDS encoding helix-turn-helix transcriptional regulator, giving the protein MPWDADAGRLLGKRVRQLRAEKNLTQEALAHLAGCTKNHVQVIEAAGRLDVGRPINLRLSTLFGIAEALEVEPWDLIKESATGA